The uncultured Pseudodesulfovibrio sp. genome contains the following window.
ATTTACGACACCCCGTTCATCGTGCTCGTGGTCAAGCACACCCGTGAGCTGATGAAGCCGTTGCAGACCATCCGCATGGAGCTTCTCTGGATCCTGATCACCAGCATTATCATCATTCTTCTGGTCATCGTGGGCGTGGCCACCTACATGGTCAATAAGATCTACATCGCGGACCAGACCCGCGCCCGGACCCTGCACCGCATGGAGCACACCAACCGCATGGCCTCCATCGGACGGCTGGCGGCGGGCGTGGCCCATGAGATCAACAACCCGCTGGCCATCATCAACGAAAAGGCCGGGTTGATTCACGACCTGTTTACCTACAGACAGGAATACGCTCACGATGAGCGGTTGCTCAAGAACATAGACTCTATTCTCAACTCGGTTGCCCGCTGCGGCAAGATCACCAAGCGCCTTTTGAGTTTCGCCCGGCATATCGACGTGGAGATGGACGAGATCGAATTCAAGGATCTGGCCAACGAAGTCGTCGATTTCCTGCGCAAGGAGGCCGAGTACCGGTCCATCACCATCGACATGGATATTCCCGAGCAGCTGCCTCCGTTCGTCTCGGATCGGGGCAAGCTGCAGCAGATATTCCTCAACCTGGTGAACAACGCCTTCCAGGCCATGAACGACGGCGGGCATTTGTCCATCTCGGCCAGGGAAACCGACGGCGAGCAGTTGGTCTTCGCTGTGGGTGACGACGGGTGCGGTATCCCGGAAGCGGACATCAAGCGCATCTTCGACCCGTTCTTCTCGACCAAGAAAAAGGTCGGCGGCACCGGTCTGGGACTGTCCATCACCTATGGGCTGGTTCAGGAGCTGGGCGGTACCATGGCCGTGGAAAGCAAGGTGGGCGTGGGCACGACCTTCACGATTATCATGCCCCTCAAGGGGAACAAGACCGAAGACAAGACGGACAAGGCATAAAATGAAAGTACTGCTGGTAGACGATGAAGTGGAACTGGTCTCCGCCATGGCCGAACGGCTCGGTTTCCGGGACGTGGACGCGGACTGGACGGACAACGGGGAATCGGCTCTGGCCATGGCCGAAGAGACCCAGTACGACGTGGCCGTTCTGGACATGAAGATGCCCAGGCTGAGTGGTCTGGAGCTGATGGAACTGCTGGCGGAAAGACATCCGGACATGAAGTTCATCTTCCTGTCCGGCCACGGTTCGGAAGCGGATTTCAAGGCGGGCTGCGCCGCGGGCTGCAACTACCTTATCAAGCCCATCCAGCTCGAGGACCTCGTGGCCCTGATCCGCAAGGTGGCGGCGTAACCGCAAAGGAGACTCAATGAGCCGGACCCAATGCGAAACCCGTGAGGGACTGCGATTTTTCGGACGGATCAGCGCGTCCGTTTCCCACGAGATCAAGAACGTGTTCGCCGTGATCAATGAGGCGGCCGGTCTGATCGAGGATTTTACGCTCATGGCCGAACGGGGGATGCCCCTCCAACCCGAGCGGCTCAAGAGCGCGGCCAATTCCATCCAGGGCCAGATCAAACGCGGTGACGCCATCGTCAAGAACATGAATGCGTTCGCCCATTCCACCGATGAGGACCGCCGGGAAGTGGACCTTGTCGAGGCCCTTAGGCTGGCGGCCGGTTTGACCTCACGTTTCGCCGATATGCGCCAGATCAAATTGACCATGGGCGAGAGCGAGCCCGTTTCCATGGTCGCCTGTCCCTTTGATCTGACGCGGCTGCTGCACTCCTCAATAGTGGCGGCCTTCGATTCCATGCAACCGGGCGACACGCTGGCCGTCAGCGTCCGCCCCGATGGCGGCGGCGCATCGTTCTCCCTTTCCGTACCCGGAAAGGATGCACCGCTGAAGGATGACGAACCGTTTGCCGACCAGGCACGGGCCATGAACGCCCGCGTGACGGTGGACGAAAAGACCGGGGCCAGCCAGTTGCTGCTTGCGGACAAGGGCGCTCCCGCGTAAGACAACATTCATACCTGATCGGAGAAGACAAAATGGCAGAAAAAGTACTGCTTATCGATGATGAAGTGGAATTCCTCGAGGCCCTGTCCGAACGGATGGAGATCCGGGGCATGGATGTGACCACGGCTGAAAACGCCAACACCGCGGTCAGCGCGATCAATTCCGGCGATTTCGACGCCATCGTGCTGGATCTGCAGATGCCGGACATGAACGGTATCGACATGCTCAAGATCATCCGCAAGTCCAACCCTGACATGCAGGTCATACTGCTCACGGGTCAGGCCACTCTGGAAGCGGGCATCCAGGCCATGAAGCTTGGTGCCATGGACTTCATGGAAAAGCCCGCGGATATCGACGCCCTGACCGACAAGATCAAGAAGGCGCAGGCCAAGAAGATGGTCATCGTGGAAAAGAAGACCGAGAAAAAGGTCAACGATATCCTCAAATCCAAGGGGTGGTGATTCACCCCAACGTTCAAGACGAAAAAAAGGCTGCCGGATTATTTCCGGCAGCCTTTTTCATTGCGTACTAGCGGGCTCAGTCCTGCAGGTCCAGGCTCATTGCGTGCCAGGCCACGCCGCCGTGGGTTGACGCGGACAGGCCGTCGTCCGTGAAACCGAAGCGGGTGTAGAAGGGCAGAAGGTCTTCCTTGCACAGCAGCATGATGTCGTCTTTGCCCATGTCGCCGGCGTGTTCGATGAAGTTGGTCAGCAGCTTTCTGGCGATGCCGCGCTTTTGAAAATTCGGATGCACGGACAGGGAGAAGATGACCAGATGGCGGCCTTCGGGGTCGTGCCCGATGAGTTGCTTGAACTCTTCGTCCGTGATGTCGTCCTTGTCGGTGGAACCCGAGTTCACCTGAGCGACCACCTTGCCTTCCCACTCGGCGACCAGGAACCCCTCGGGGTACATTTCGATACGGTTGCGCAGGCTGCTTGCCCAGGCCGCTTCGGCAGGGGGGAAGCAATTGACCTCAATGGTATGGCAGGCAGGCAGGTCGTCCATGTCCGCGTGGCGTATTGTCAGGCCTTTCATGATCAATCCAGCTCCACGCCCTCAAGGGCAGTTTCGAGTTCTTCCCAGGTCTCATAGGCGATTTCAAGGTCGGACTCAAGGGTTTCCAACCGTTTTTGATCGTCGGCCATTACTTCACCGGAATTCTTGTAGTAATCGGCAGATCCCATGCGCTCCTGCAGTGCGCCGAGTTCGGTTTCCAGCGTCTCTATTCGGGCGGGCATGGCCTTGAGTTCCTCTCGTTTCTTCTCCAGCTCGAACTTTTC
Protein-coding sequences here:
- a CDS encoding response regulator; translated protein: MAEKVLLIDDEVEFLEALSERMEIRGMDVTTAENANTAVSAINSGDFDAIVLDLQMPDMNGIDMLKIIRKSNPDMQVILLTGQATLEAGIQAMKLGAMDFMEKPADIDALTDKIKKAQAKKMVIVEKKTEKKVNDILKSKGW
- a CDS encoding sensor histidine kinase, which produces MSRTQCETREGLRFFGRISASVSHEIKNVFAVINEAAGLIEDFTLMAERGMPLQPERLKSAANSIQGQIKRGDAIVKNMNAFAHSTDEDRREVDLVEALRLAAGLTSRFADMRQIKLTMGESEPVSMVACPFDLTRLLHSSIVAAFDSMQPGDTLAVSVRPDGGGASFSLSVPGKDAPLKDDEPFADQARAMNARVTVDEKTGASQLLLADKGAPA
- a CDS encoding response regulator: MKVLLVDDEVELVSAMAERLGFRDVDADWTDNGESALAMAEETQYDVAVLDMKMPRLSGLELMELLAERHPDMKFIFLSGHGSEADFKAGCAAGCNYLIKPIQLEDLVALIRKVAA
- a CDS encoding ATP-binding protein; protein product: MASLIEKIRPQFWDTESDAGASKNLFNYRRIWRFAIFLLALVALIPLMVMAFIDYNVTRHSLESENLLRTSRTTSNTRRTVAYFLEERTKALEFLVQDQGVDALRDNKNLAKVLASLQQSFGGFVDIGVIDSRGRQIAYIGPYDLLGRDYSGQEGFATTMAHGTYISRVFLGFRDEPHLVISRKVRDTGSGSDFILRATLDTDQFNSILTQLDLPGGGDAFVVDRDGIIQTPSKEHGALLTKVDLAIPGYSDTTRVEQVRGGDGKEYTVGYAYIYDTPFIVLVVKHTRELMKPLQTIRMELLWILITSIIIILLVIVGVATYMVNKIYIADQTRARTLHRMEHTNRMASIGRLAAGVAHEINNPLAIINEKAGLIHDLFTYRQEYAHDERLLKNIDSILNSVARCGKITKRLLSFARHIDVEMDEIEFKDLANEVVDFLRKEAEYRSITIDMDIPEQLPPFVSDRGKLQQIFLNLVNNAFQAMNDGGHLSISARETDGEQLVFAVGDDGCGIPEADIKRIFDPFFSTKKKVGGTGLGLSITYGLVQELGGTMAVESKVGVGTTFTIIMPLKGNKTEDKTDKA
- a CDS encoding GNAT family N-acetyltransferase, translating into MKGLTIRHADMDDLPACHTIEVNCFPPAEAAWASSLRNRIEMYPEGFLVAEWEGKVVAQVNSGSTDKDDITDEEFKQLIGHDPEGRHLVIFSLSVHPNFQKRGIARKLLTNFIEHAGDMGKDDIMLLCKEDLLPFYTRFGFTDDGLSASTHGGVAWHAMSLDLQD